The Ciona intestinalis unplaced genomic scaffold, KH HT000074.2, whole genome shotgun sequence genome window below encodes:
- the wnt5 gene encoding Wnt signaling ligand precursor, with the protein MESNSRRTQSNSSMLVLLIAVLISPACSIWWSIATRPMMDAMVLGTQPICGQLEGLSRNQRALCQRYANHMAHVSEGAGIGINECKWQFRGQRWNCSTVDDSSVFGKVLKIGSKETAFTYAISAAGVVVAVARACKNEQLENCGCGNKARPEGLDASWRWGGCGDNTEYAYGFAREFIDARERDNISPKRRKDRERKVMNMHNNEAGRMVVVRSARPTCKCHGVSGSCSLKTCWMQVPGFREIGDELMRKYIGGVEVRVTNRGQLRPRRSNDEVGSTSLVYLDSSPDYCDKNRRTGVAGTKGRECKKDSSGPEGCGLLCCGRGFRTYRVRVVEKCECKFQWCCSVKCNLCQRTVKRHICR; encoded by the exons ATGGAATCGAATTCCCGCAGAACGCAGTCAAATTCCTCGATGTTGGTTTTACTAATTGCTGTCCTTATATCTCCAGCTTGTTCAATTTGGTG gtcGATCGCCACCCGCCCGATGATGGACGCGATGGTTCTTGGCACGCAACCAATATGTGGTCAGTTGGAGGGATTGTCCAGGAACCAGCGGGCTTTGTGCCAAAGATACGCGAACCACATGGCACACGTTAGTGAAGGAGCTGGGATTGGgattaatgaatgtaaatggCAATTCAGGGGCCAAAGATGGAATTGCTCAACAGTGGATGACAGTAGTGTGTTCGGGAAAGTTCTTAAAATAG GGAGTAAAGAGACCGCTTTCACTTACGCAATATCCGCTGCTGGGGTTGTTGTTGCTGTGGCAAGAGCTTGTAAGAACGAACAACTCGAGAATTGTGGATGTGGCAACAAGGCAAGACCTGAGGGCCTGGATGCAAGCTGG CGTTGGGGTGGATGTGGAGACAACACAGAATACGCTTACGGGTTCGCCAGAGAATTTATCGACGCTCGAGAAAGAGATAATATTTCCCCTAAACGTCGTAAGGATCGGGAACGTAAAGTAATGAACATGCACAACAACGAAGCTGGCCGAATG GTCGTTGTGAGATCGGCTCGTCCAACTTGTAAGTGCCATGGGGTGTCAGGGTCGTGCAGTTTGAAGACGTGCTGGATGCAGGTTCCTGGGTTCCGTGAAATCGGCGACGAATTGATGAGAAAATATATCGGGGGGGTCGAGGTTCGAGTCACAAACCGGGGACAACTCCGCCCTCGAAGGTCGAATGACGAAGTGGGGAGCACCAGCCTTGTCTACCTGGATTCGTCGCCCGATTATTGTGACAAGAATCGACGCACCGGTGTCGCTGGGACGAAGGGGAGGGAGTGTAAGAAGGATTCCTCTGGACCTGAGGGGTGTGGGTTATTGTGCTGCGGGAGAGGGTTTCGCACATACCGTGTGAGAGTGGTTGAGAAATGCGAATGCAAGTTTCAGTGGTGTTGCTCTGTGAAGTGCAACCTGTGTCAGCGCACCGTCAAGCGACATATCTGCAGGTGA
- the LOC100177908 gene encoding ELKS/Rab6-interacting/CAST family member 1-like: MCLHGPGGKDGNPTCHNSLRLPPTPRVIMMSSSDGNKLQVNGEDDRGSLRSSGGDFILQLQQDLESLRREIDIKESKLQSNMNSIKTFWSPELKKERALRKEERNQIVTLKEQLKVTQEENQHLHLTTQALQDELRAQRDLNQLLHEDFVTSPSDGGDKESTRIMQDNYDRLLRENELLQSTMEELESRIEAQRQTLGTRDESVRKLLEMLQCKGLPKSDDEGLNVEVDSMKAQIIGYQSRLGHMESLLHDKNIEVQQYKNRCLDGNEETSTIHKVIDAKEAKISSLERMNREVELELESTKHEADIIMTQHREDVKQLEAVKSHSDFMKNKVDQLKSDVQKKETEIVTLQTRLDTLNNQQSDNRQHIDVLKESLNAKDQRASVLQSEVDSLRNRLDEKQRILDEKQDYLLRLQEDKSCDASELSHLRDTLDVKDRKILVLHKKIESLSEVVRERDGMLEEKKRALVALEEDSCTSDSALTTMEEALADKDKIVEALQHEISLLRQQLRDESADLNQQLKNAEQQLDCSRRDVTERETSISELQEQATSLASSIVKKDSFIKQLEINIQKHTEDFNRLQNQHKKAQQQAMTETTKEEFNLKIRNLEIEVQSKVDEASRCQGDLDRLLGILKETENEKHSKDEKISAMEKKHKEQTMKIKSLQTEMIEEARRKGAAQDRDVAKYLSEMQTKDERVEELEEALRESVSITAEREVVLAGVEEGRRVAENQLAELVAEFTKTKQVLEETGMRVASMEVMVESKDRMLEKLRGERRKQMEEALEMKQEALLAAISEKDSNIALLELSQPRKKSNADEVCLLRREKDALVQQLKQQTQNRLKLMQEDSDIASDAKRSDAKRKTRNKEEDGIWA; the protein is encoded by the exons ATGTGTCTCCATGGACCTGGGG GTAAAGACGGCAATCCAACATGTCATAATTCACTACGTTTACCTCCAACACCAC gggtgattatgatgtcatcaagtgACGGAAACAAACTCCAAGTTAACGGGGAAG ATGATCGTGGAAGCTTACGTAGCAGCGGGGGCGACTTCATCCTACAACTACAACAAGATCTTGAATCATTAAGACGTGAGATTGATATCAAG GAGAGCAAACTCCAATCCAACATGAACAGCATCAAAACATTCTGGAGTCCAGAGTTGAAGAAGGAGAGAGCTCTGAGAAAAGAAGAAAGGAATCAGATTGTTACTTTAAAGGAACAACTTAAAGTTACACAAGAAGAGAATcag CACCTCCATTTAACCACCCAAGCGTTACAAGACGAACTACGTGCACAGCGCGACCTCAACCAACTTCTCCACGAGGATTTCGTGACCTCGCCGTCAGATGGGGGCGATAAGGAGTCTACAAG AATAATGCAAGACAATTATGACCGATTATTACGCGAGAACGAGTTGTTACAATCCACGATGGAGGAACTGGAGTCGAGGATTGAAGCGCAACGACAAACATTGGGGACGAGGGATGAATCGGTTCGCAAGTTGTTGGAGATGTTGCAGTGTAAGG GTTTACCGAAATCTGATGACGAAGGGTTAAACGTGGAGGTGGATTCAATGAAGGCTCAGATCATCGGGTACCAAAGTAGACTCGGTCACATGGAGAGCTTGCTGCATGATAAGAATATAGAAGTGCAGCAGTACAAG aacCGTTGTTTGGATGGCAACGAGGAAACTTCGACGATTCACAAAGTTATCGACGCGAAG GAAGCAAAGATATCGTCCTTAGAACGAATGAACCGTGAAGTGGAGCTCGAACTTGAATCGACGAAACACGAAGCCGACATCATCATGACTCAGCACAGGGAAGATGTGAAGCAACTGGAAGCGGTGAAGAGTCATTCGGACTTCATGAAGAATAAG GTTGACCAATTAAAATCTGATGTCCAGAAGAAAGAGACGGAGATAGTAACGTTGCAAACGAGGTTGGATACGTTGAACAACCAACAATCAGATAACCGTCAACACATTGACGTGCTGAAAGAATCGTTGAATGCTAAGGATCAACGAGCGTCTGTGTTGCAATCGGAG GTTGACTCATTGCGCAATCGCCTGGATGAAAAACAACGAATCCTGGACGAGAAACAAGATTATCTCTTGCGCCTCCAAGAGGATAAAAGTTGCGACGCGTCGGAGTTGTCACATTTACGCGACACCCTGGACGTTAAGGATCGTAAAATCTTGGTCCTCCATAAAAAGATTGAGAGTTTATCGGAAGTTGTTCGAGAGCGCGACGGAATGTTGGAGGAGAAGAAACGAGCGTTGGTTGCGTTGGAGGAAGACTCTTGTACGAGCGATTCAGCGTTGACGACGATGGAAGAAGCACTCGCtgataag GACAAAATCGTTGAAGCGTTACAACACGAAATATCGTTGCTACGACAACAGTTACGAGATGAATCAGCAGATTTGAATCAACAATTGAAAAACGCTGAGCAACAATTGGATTGTTCGCGTCGTGATGTCACAGAGAGAGAg ACCTCGATAAGCGAACTACAAGAACAAGCGACCTCCCTCGCTTCCTCGATCGTGAAGAAAGATTCGTTCATCAAACAACTCGAGATCAACATCCAGAAACACACGGAGGATTTCAACAGGCTGCAGAATCAACATAAGAAG GCCCAACAACAAGCGATGACGGAAACCACGAAGGAAGAATTTAATTTGAAGATTCGTAATTTGGAGATTGAGGTTCAGTCGAAAGTGGACGAG GCATCACGTTGCCAAGGAGATCTCGACAGGCTGTTGGGAATCCTCAAAGAAACCGAAAACGAAAAACACTcaaaagatgaaaaaatatCGGCCATGGAAAA GAAACATAAGGAACAAACCATGAAGATCAAATCTTTACAAACAGAGATGATTGAAGAAGCACGAAGGAAAGGAGCCGCACAAGATCGGGATGTCGCAAAGTATTTG AGCGAAATGCAAACGAAAGACGAGCGAGTAGAGGAGTTGGAAGAAGCTTTGCGTGAGAGCGTTAGTATCACTGCTGAGAGGGAGGTCGTGTTGGCGGGGGTGGAGGAGGGGCGGAGGGTGGCCGAGAACCAG CTTGCTGAGCTGGTTGCTGAGTTTACGAAGACGAAACAAGTCCTCGAGGAAACGGGGATGAGAGTCGCGAGTATGGAAGTCATGGTGGAAAGTAAAGATCGGATGTTGGAGAAGTTGAGAGGGGAGAGGAGGAAGCAGATGGAGGAGGCTCTCGAGATGAA ACAGGAAGCGTTATTGGCAGCGATCAGCGAGAAGGATTCGAACATAGCGTTGTTGGAGTTATCGCAACCACGTAAGAAATCGAACGCGGATGAAGTTTGTTTGTTAAGGAGGGAGAAGGATGCGTTGGTAcaacaacttaaacaacag ACGCAGAACCGGTTAAAGTTGATGCAGGAAGATTCCGATATTGCCAGTGATGCCAAACGCAGTGATGCCAAACGTAAAACAAGGAATAAGGAG GAGGATGGGATTTGGGCGTGA